In Crinalium epipsammum PCC 9333, the following are encoded in one genomic region:
- a CDS encoding prohibitin family protein, with translation MYGLISAIAVGLVIIFCSITTVNSGQLGIKSTFGVVVPTPLQPGLHLITPLVSRVDRLSVQTVAIPEEFSSLTRDSQKMKVTATTTLRLNPRNASEAYANVGRSNQIIINTILQPALHAAVKQVISQYDMTYIIENQGEISKAIVDQLNNNLGTSSYVDLLKVDVTGFVLDENVQQAIEQKQIAKQELERKETELQTAKLEAQRLQSLQTSLTPQILMNKAIEKWDGHSLTAPTSNSSLNTFVQAQKEAKSDTTSK, from the coding sequence ATGTACGGATTAATCAGTGCTATTGCTGTTGGATTAGTAATCATTTTTTGTAGCATCACTACTGTTAACTCTGGTCAGTTAGGTATTAAATCTACATTCGGTGTAGTAGTTCCAACACCACTACAACCAGGTCTGCACTTAATTACACCCTTGGTCTCACGAGTGGATAGGTTATCTGTGCAAACTGTGGCGATTCCTGAAGAGTTCTCGTCTTTAACAAGAGATTCACAGAAGATGAAAGTAACAGCGACTACAACGTTGCGGCTCAACCCAAGAAATGCTTCGGAAGCTTATGCTAACGTAGGTCGCTCTAATCAGATAATTATCAATACCATTTTGCAGCCTGCTCTACACGCTGCTGTCAAACAGGTCATTAGTCAGTATGACATGACTTACATCATCGAGAACCAAGGTGAAATTAGTAAGGCAATTGTTGATCAACTCAATAACAATCTTGGTACAAGTTCTTATGTTGATCTCTTAAAAGTAGACGTTACCGGATTTGTGTTAGATGAAAATGTCCAACAAGCAATTGAGCAAAAGCAGATTGCTAAACAGGAACTAGAAAGGAAAGAGACAGAACTGCAAACAGCCAAGCTTGAGGCACAACGGTTACAAAGTTTACAGACATCCCTCACGCCACAAATACTAATGAATAAGGCTATAGAAAAGTGGGACGGACACTCGTTAACTGCCCCTACAAGTAACAGCAGCCTAAACACCTTTGTGCAAGCCCAAAAGGAAGCCAAGTCAGACACGACATCAAAATAA
- a CDS encoding DNA repair helicase XPB encodes MSYIPENALIIQSDRSVLLEVHSPRADAARSAIAPFAELVKSPEHIHTYQVSPLSIWNARAAGMAVTGMIDALREYAKYPMPDAIAQEISSLGSRYGLTVIERGDGYLLLKMADLALAELLSRNEGVSKFLGERLLPLVFQVNAAHRGVLKQALLAAGYPAEDLAGYTEGDALAIQLRSNCLTGTPFQLRDYQKEAVEVFYQAGRVHGGSGTIVLPCGSGKTMVGLAAIAAVQSNTLVLTSSLTSVRQWRRELLDKTTLPEDAIAEYSGESKQTAPVTLATYQIISYRKSKTGEFPHFQLFNARSWGLIIYDEVHLLPAPIFRITAELQARRRLGLTATLIREDGREGDVFALIGPKRYDVPWRELEGQGFIAAAECTEIRVPQDSERQMEYALAEKRHQFRIAAENPRKLMVVQSLLHQQIGHRILIIGEYLDQLKQIAALTGLPIITGKTSQIERDRLYEQFRDGSISGLILSRVGNFALDLPDADVLIQVSGKYGSRQEEAQRLGRILRPKNDGHSAQFYTLVSQRTCEEDFARHRQLFLAEQGYSYQIQILT; translated from the coding sequence ATGAGCTATATTCCAGAAAATGCTCTAATTATCCAAAGTGATCGCTCAGTGCTGCTAGAAGTGCATTCACCTCGTGCCGACGCTGCCCGCTCTGCGATCGCACCCTTTGCTGAATTAGTTAAAAGTCCAGAACATATCCACACTTATCAAGTTTCGCCTTTGAGCATCTGGAACGCACGAGCGGCGGGAATGGCAGTAACTGGGATGATCGACGCATTGCGAGAATATGCCAAATATCCCATGCCTGATGCGATCGCACAAGAAATTTCTTCATTGGGTAGCCGTTATGGGCTGACTGTGATTGAGCGAGGCGACGGATATCTGTTGCTAAAGATGGCAGATTTAGCCCTAGCAGAGTTACTCAGCCGCAATGAGGGCGTTTCAAAATTTCTTGGTGAACGCCTCTTGCCACTGGTTTTTCAGGTTAATGCTGCCCATCGAGGTGTACTTAAACAAGCATTATTAGCAGCGGGTTATCCTGCCGAAGATTTAGCAGGTTATACAGAAGGCGATGCCTTGGCGATCCAGTTACGCTCCAATTGCCTCACAGGTACACCCTTTCAATTGCGAGACTATCAGAAAGAAGCGGTTGAGGTATTCTACCAGGCAGGACGAGTTCATGGTGGCAGTGGTACGATCGTGCTGCCCTGTGGATCTGGAAAAACTATGGTGGGACTGGCGGCGATCGCCGCCGTGCAGTCAAATACGTTGGTACTCACCAGTAGTTTAACTTCGGTACGGCAATGGCGACGGGAGTTGCTGGATAAAACCACATTACCGGAGGATGCGATCGCCGAATATAGTGGCGAAAGCAAACAAACTGCACCTGTCACACTGGCAACTTACCAAATTATCAGCTACCGCAAGAGTAAAACCGGGGAGTTTCCGCATTTTCAATTGTTTAACGCTCGCTCCTGGGGCTTAATTATTTACGATGAAGTTCACTTGTTGCCTGCACCTATTTTTCGTATTACTGCCGAACTACAAGCCCGCCGCCGCCTGGGATTAACTGCAACTTTAATTCGAGAAGACGGTAGAGAAGGAGATGTCTTCGCGCTGATCGGCCCCAAACGCTATGATGTCCCTTGGCGCGAACTGGAAGGGCAAGGATTCATTGCAGCAGCAGAATGTACTGAAATTCGCGTACCTCAAGATTCTGAGCGCCAGATGGAATATGCTCTAGCAGAGAAACGTCATCAGTTTCGCATTGCCGCTGAAAATCCGCGTAAGTTGATGGTTGTTCAATCTTTGTTGCATCAACAAATTGGACACCGAATCTTGATTATTGGTGAATATTTAGATCAACTCAAACAGATTGCGGCACTCACAGGACTACCTATTATCACTGGAAAAACTTCACAAATTGAACGCGATCGCCTGTATGAACAATTTCGCGATGGTAGTATTAGTGGATTGATCCTCTCGCGCGTTGGGAATTTTGCCTTAGATCTGCCAGATGCCGATGTACTGATTCAAGTGTCTGGTAAATATGGCTCAAGGCAGGAAGAGGCGCAGAGACTAGGACGGATTCTTCGCCCCAAAAACGATGGTCATAGTGCTCAATTCTACACCTTGGTTTCTCAGAGGACGTGTGAAGAAGATTTTGCTCGTCATCGCCAGCTATTCCTAGCAGAACAGGGTTATAGTTACCAAATTCAAATACTCACCTGA
- a CDS encoding helicase-associated domain-containing protein, translating to MGYYSQPERIPTLLEALNNLIVDQLKALANLLSGGKIPTRKAELVSYIERQLQGEYLQSLWLQCDSTQQAVISEVVHSPDDRYQPARFVSKYGKEPTWGTGESYSYSYKPSVLALFFYTYTMPADLKAQLKTFVPAPEPTRIQSVESLPATLLRTQRTYDFTTRKRQTNPIELPLHSRATEQVARRDLQTVLRLVDLGKVSISEKTFYPTGASLTAIAEVLEEGDYYSEWTETQSPGGWQYDYPIGNIKAFAWIMLLQVGKLVELSGKRLALTKAGQKALNEPAEKTLQTLWKNWLKNTLLDELRRIDSVKGQTGKGKRNLTAVAGRRSKIVEALKDCPPGQWIEVFDFFRYIIAAGYEFEVSRNPDSLTISGYGSLDDSDFLILEARYILCFFFEYVSTLGLVDVAYIHPDDAIFNFEKDVHLDFFYQPCLSRYDGLTYFRLTPLGSYFLGLSDRYIPVTLPQKQVLRVLANLEVVAVQQLTRADRLLLDNFLQPISDSVWQLEPSKLLDAISQGRSVDELRQFLIANSSEALPQPVAQFLADLEVRTTSLQDLGSARLIRCTDTALATLIANDSRTKAYCFLADQPQAMNAGLACYLVVPIETETKFRNALKKLGYSLPV from the coding sequence ATGGGATACTACTCTCAACCTGAGCGCATTCCTACCTTACTAGAAGCACTCAATAATCTCATAGTAGATCAATTGAAGGCATTGGCAAATCTCTTGTCTGGCGGGAAAATTCCGACGCGCAAAGCCGAATTGGTAAGCTATATTGAGCGGCAATTACAGGGTGAGTATCTTCAAAGCCTGTGGTTACAATGCGATTCTACTCAACAAGCGGTGATTTCGGAAGTAGTGCATTCTCCAGACGATCGCTATCAGCCCGCACGTTTTGTGAGTAAGTATGGCAAAGAACCGACTTGGGGAACAGGTGAGAGCTATTCCTACAGTTACAAGCCTTCAGTTCTGGCATTGTTTTTCTACACTTATACAATGCCTGCTGATTTGAAAGCGCAACTGAAAACATTTGTACCTGCACCAGAACCGACGCGGATTCAAAGTGTCGAAAGCTTACCAGCCACACTCCTACGCACTCAAAGAACCTACGATTTTACTACTCGTAAACGGCAAACAAACCCGATTGAACTACCACTGCATTCACGAGCAACAGAGCAAGTTGCACGACGAGATCTGCAAACTGTCCTGCGATTGGTAGATTTGGGCAAAGTAAGCATTAGTGAAAAGACTTTTTATCCTACTGGTGCCTCCTTAACAGCGATTGCAGAGGTACTGGAGGAAGGAGACTACTATAGCGAGTGGACGGAAACTCAATCGCCTGGAGGTTGGCAGTATGATTACCCAATTGGAAATATCAAAGCATTTGCCTGGATCATGCTATTGCAAGTAGGTAAATTAGTAGAATTAAGTGGCAAGCGTTTAGCATTGACCAAAGCAGGGCAGAAAGCATTGAATGAGCCAGCCGAAAAGACGCTGCAAACACTTTGGAAAAACTGGTTAAAAAATACGTTGCTGGATGAATTGCGACGGATTGATAGTGTTAAAGGGCAAACAGGTAAAGGTAAACGCAACCTAACCGCCGTTGCTGGACGACGTAGTAAGATTGTTGAAGCCCTCAAAGATTGTCCGCCTGGGCAATGGATAGAAGTATTTGACTTTTTTCGCTACATAATTGCAGCAGGCTATGAGTTTGAAGTTAGCAGAAATCCTGATAGTTTAACAATCTCAGGATATGGGTCGCTGGATGACTCTGATTTTCTAATTTTAGAAGCACGATATATTCTTTGTTTTTTCTTCGAGTATGTCTCTACTCTGGGATTAGTAGATGTAGCTTATATACACCCTGATGATGCTATTTTCAACTTTGAAAAAGATGTGCATCTGGATTTCTTTTATCAACCATGTTTAAGTCGCTATGATGGTTTAACTTATTTTCGACTAACTCCATTAGGGTCATATTTCTTGGGTTTGAGCGATCGCTACATACCTGTAACCTTACCCCAGAAACAAGTTTTACGAGTGCTGGCGAATTTAGAAGTAGTCGCAGTGCAACAACTGACTCGCGCCGATCGCTTATTGCTGGATAATTTTTTGCAGCCGATTTCCGATTCAGTCTGGCAATTAGAGCCAAGTAAATTGCTGGATGCGATTTCTCAGGGACGAAGTGTGGATGAACTGCGACAATTCTTAATAGCCAATAGTAGCGAAGCCTTACCGCAACCCGTGGCACAGTTTCTGGCAGATTTAGAAGTACGAACGACCAGTTTGCAGGATTTAGGTTCTGCTCGCTTAATTCGCTGCACTGACACGGCACTGGCTACATTAATTGCTAACGACTCTCGCACCAAAGCATATTGTTTTTTAGCTGACCAACCTCAAGCGATGAATGCAGGACTTGCTTGTTATTTAGTTGTACCAATTGAAACTGAAACCAAGTTTCGTAATGCCTTGAAGAAGTTAGGTTACAGCCTTCCCGTTTAG
- a CDS encoding phosphodiester glycosidase family protein, with product MHNQKMWRRSFLFLGGMAIAKTLTLALPAVAQPVQLTRRTIAGVSLYQTTIDLTDPQTFITIGLANNANQANTMQLSKGDEPFSNMVARSRGAVVTTGTFFAKNNQKTVMGNMVAGGKFLKYSQWENFGTTLGLRTGNRPEMITARVDGKPEWDKHWFSITCGPRLIKQGKIWLNPQVEGFKDSHVLGVAARTAIGYSADGKKLFLVNFNQDLSLQTEAKLMKAIGCYEAMNLDGGASRALADSGKILVPAGRSLTNVIVVYDAKHPAPTALKQAFLRFQTTGRVSSDHIYNAYCLKF from the coding sequence ATGCACAATCAAAAAATGTGGCGGCGGTCTTTTTTGTTTTTAGGAGGAATGGCAATAGCTAAAACGTTAACTTTAGCATTACCAGCAGTTGCTCAACCTGTACAACTAACCAGACGTACTATTGCGGGTGTCTCATTATATCAAACTACTATTGACCTGACTGACCCTCAAACTTTTATCACTATCGGTTTAGCTAATAACGCTAATCAAGCTAATACGATGCAACTATCTAAGGGTGATGAACCTTTTTCCAATATGGTTGCTCGTTCTAGAGGTGCGGTAGTCACAACCGGAACGTTTTTTGCCAAAAATAACCAAAAAACTGTGATGGGGAATATGGTGGCGGGTGGTAAATTCCTTAAATACAGTCAGTGGGAGAACTTTGGAACAACATTAGGTTTACGTACTGGTAATCGACCAGAAATGATTACAGCTAGAGTTGATGGCAAACCGGAATGGGACAAACACTGGTTTTCGATTACTTGTGGCCCAAGATTAATTAAACAAGGGAAAATTTGGCTAAATCCTCAAGTGGAAGGATTCAAAGATAGTCACGTTCTAGGAGTAGCTGCGCGGACAGCAATTGGTTATTCCGCTGATGGGAAAAAGCTATTTTTGGTAAATTTCAACCAGGATTTATCCTTACAAACAGAAGCAAAACTAATGAAAGCAATTGGGTGTTATGAAGCAATGAATTTAGATGGCGGAGCATCTAGAGCATTAGCAGATAGTGGTAAAATTTTAGTACCTGCGGGGCGATCGCTAACTAATGTAATCGTTGTCTACGATGCCAAACACCCCGCACCCACAGCTTTAAAACAAGCTTTTCTGCGTTTTCAAACTACAGGTCGAGTATCTTCCGACCATATTTATAATGCCTACTGTTTGAAATTTTAA
- a CDS encoding GNAT family N-acetyltransferase, with protein MLKYIYAESSYRGIFDQGVGKYLIEFASRWALENGCTELASDALIENIASYDFHMKVGFQEVEQVVTFIKQI; from the coding sequence ATTCTTAAGTATATTTACGCAGAGTCGAGCTACAGGGGAATTTTTGATCAGGGTGTAGGTAAATACTTAATTGAGTTTGCTTCTCGCTGGGCGTTGGAAAATGGGTGTACTGAGTTGGCATCAGATGCCTTAATTGAAAATATAGCCAGCTATGACTTCCATATGAAGGTAGGGTTTCAGGAAGTAGAGCAAGTTGTAACTTTTATTAAACAAATTTAA
- a CDS encoding phosphotransferase, which translates to MLPSLEQTRDTWGVIHADLHSGNYVLYGEEVRPIDFSRCGFGFYLYDIGQSLGDIEASLRWHFFEGYTSVRTLPENYQSVVEAFFVGSTVENFAFLSANPDEHDWLSHAVPYVVKNHLHPYLQGETFLFLY; encoded by the coding sequence TTGCTGCCTAGCCTTGAGCAGACACGCGACACGTGGGGCGTAATTCATGCTGACCTTCACTCAGGTAACTACGTTCTCTATGGTGAAGAAGTACGCCCAATTGACTTTTCACGATGTGGTTTTGGTTTTTACCTTTACGATATTGGTCAATCACTTGGAGATATTGAAGCATCGTTGCGTTGGCATTTCTTCGAGGGCTACACAAGTGTTAGGACATTACCAGAAAATTATCAAAGCGTTGTTGAAGCATTTTTTGTAGGATCAACAGTGGAAAACTTTGCTTTTCTCAGTGCCAACCCCGATGAACACGACTGGCTTTCTCATGCTGTGCCTTATGTCGTCAAGAACCACTTGCACCCGTATTTGCAGGGTGAGACCTTCCTGTTTCTTTATTGA
- a CDS encoding phosphotransferase enzyme family protein yields MNVETATSALKYYDLPNAQLTFLGQSQNTTFQVEIPSGNKFLLRLHIGIENTIDGEHNVWREPSTIESELLWLNALAYDTELTVPQPVQNRLGEWVTSFARTESESSISCSLLRWIEGSHLEDEPTAQQVRQLGVLMAQLHQHSNAWSLPGGFSRPTHDVEQLKSATLTTGCAGAKQSNFIRRLSSVPKGCPASPRIAA; encoded by the coding sequence ATGAATGTAGAAACTGCTACTTCCGCCCTAAAATACTACGACTTGCCTAATGCTCAACTAACATTTTTAGGGCAAAGCCAAAACACTACATTTCAGGTTGAGATACCATCAGGAAATAAGTTTTTGCTACGTCTGCATATTGGTATTGAGAATACTATCGACGGTGAGCATAATGTTTGGAGAGAGCCATCAACCATTGAATCCGAGTTGCTATGGCTCAACGCGTTAGCCTACGACACTGAACTAACTGTGCCTCAACCTGTGCAAAATCGGTTGGGTGAATGGGTAACAAGCTTTGCTAGGACGGAATCCGAATCTTCCATATCCTGTTCGTTGCTGCGATGGATAGAAGGTTCGCATCTTGAGGACGAACCCACAGCACAGCAAGTTCGACAGTTGGGTGTACTAATGGCGCAACTGCATCAACATTCAAATGCTTGGTCGTTGCCAGGGGGCTTTTCTCGTCCTACACACGACGTAGAGCAGCTAAAATCTGCAACACTCACAACTGGGTGTGCTGGTGCAAAACAAAGCAATTTCATCAGACGATTATCAAGTGTTCCAAAAGGCTGCCCTGCAAGTCCAAGAATTGCTGCCTAG
- the rarD gene encoding EamA family transporter RarD, whose translation MFSNPHPDSSKAISKTGAIYAVLAYTAWGLLPIYWKFFGQVSESEVLSHRIIWSMVFLTGLVFLQQRSQELHQLFQSPTRLGILLITALLLTFNWGLYIYGVNANRVVETSLGYFINPLVNVLLGFVFLKERLHLGQKLAVLLAVIGVANFVWDFGEVPWLALGLAFSFAFYGLLRKLVAVAPLIGLAVETLLLAPVAWVLVGYWAITGVGHLGVDWSTSLLFIGSGVITSFPLLWFNNAAKRLRLSTLGFFQYLAPSLQLMLGVFLYHEPFTRTHAVTFGFIWVALVIYSTTSLVKQKFS comes from the coding sequence TTGTTTAGCAACCCTCATCCAGACTCCTCAAAAGCAATTAGCAAGACTGGTGCAATCTATGCGGTTTTAGCTTACACAGCTTGGGGTCTACTGCCAATTTACTGGAAATTCTTTGGACAAGTATCAGAGAGCGAAGTGTTAAGCCATCGCATCATCTGGTCGATGGTCTTCTTAACAGGGCTAGTATTTCTTCAGCAGCGAAGTCAAGAATTGCATCAGCTGTTTCAGTCCCCAACTCGCTTGGGAATTTTGCTCATCACTGCTTTGCTGCTCACCTTCAACTGGGGACTTTACATCTATGGAGTGAATGCAAATCGAGTTGTAGAGACAAGCTTAGGTTACTTCATCAACCCACTGGTGAATGTGCTGCTGGGATTTGTGTTCCTCAAAGAGCGATTGCATCTTGGTCAAAAATTAGCTGTCCTCTTAGCTGTGATTGGAGTTGCTAATTTTGTCTGGGATTTTGGAGAAGTACCTTGGCTTGCTTTAGGGTTAGCATTTTCCTTTGCCTTTTACGGGCTGCTGCGGAAGCTGGTGGCGGTTGCGCCGCTCATAGGACTTGCAGTAGAAACACTGCTACTTGCGCCTGTGGCTTGGGTACTTGTTGGATACTGGGCGATAACGGGAGTAGGGCATTTAGGTGTAGATTGGTCTACCTCGCTGCTATTTATTGGTTCTGGCGTGATCACCTCGTTTCCACTGCTATGGTTTAACAACGCTGCCAAGCGGTTGCGGCTTTCCACTCTAGGTTTTTTCCAGTACCTAGCTCCGAGCCTGCAACTGATGCTGGGGGTATTTCTCTACCATGAACCGTTTACCCGCACACACGCTGTCACCTTTGGCTTCATCTGGGTAGCACTCGTCATTTACTCCACAACCTCTTTGGTTAAACAGAAGTTTAGTTGA
- the abc-f gene encoding ribosomal protection-like ABC-F family protein has protein sequence MPQQPYLLADGLTYELPPDCTLFKNVQLSLEPRDRVALVGANGMGKSTLLQILAGQIEPSSGSVWRGASIYYLPQISTIRQQITADTVQNFLFSISDEWWQISDILETQFNTTLDLSLLLASLSGGELTKLFLAIGLSQQPNVLLLDEPTNHLDYLALEELSQFLKYFTGAFVIVSHKPFFIDRVVNTTWELTPNGVSVYGGNFSLYREQKQAELEARWRSHEVAKKELKRAKNSAMQEQQRAAQSQRNGRLHADSMPKILAGTLKRKAEVTAGKLKQKHELAITDATQKVVQTKVKTNKATSIQLDQKSQKHKNLIEIQGANLWVANRLLIENIQFPLVSGQRVALAGANGSGKSSLAKAIVNTEGTHAFLESGEVLVSPTMNVVYLDQTYELVNRSATILENIQSANPGLEYQLIRQQLGHFLFFNDDVYKLASVLSGGELARLALAMLGISEIDLLILDEPTNNLDIPTVDQMVEAVNEYLGAVWVISHDLDFLGRIQITDSYCLCKQTLQRTNYLPDEKEEYYEELVDRLHRVC, from the coding sequence ATGCCACAACAGCCCTATTTGTTGGCTGATGGCTTGACATATGAACTTCCGCCCGATTGCACGCTATTCAAAAACGTGCAATTAAGCCTTGAGCCACGCGATCGCGTGGCGCTTGTCGGCGCGAATGGAATGGGTAAATCGACACTGCTGCAAATTTTAGCAGGACAGATCGAACCTAGTAGTGGTTCTGTTTGGCGCGGTGCATCGATCTACTACTTGCCCCAAATCAGCACTATTCGGCAACAAATCACAGCGGATACCGTGCAAAATTTCCTGTTTTCCATCTCGGATGAGTGGTGGCAGATTAGTGACATTCTAGAAACACAATTTAATACAACGCTAGATTTATCGCTGTTGCTTGCTTCTTTGAGCGGTGGCGAACTGACAAAGCTGTTTTTAGCGATTGGTTTGTCTCAACAACCCAATGTCCTGTTGCTAGATGAACCAACAAATCATCTAGATTATCTGGCACTTGAGGAACTGTCACAATTTCTTAAGTACTTCACTGGTGCGTTTGTAATTGTTTCTCACAAACCTTTCTTTATAGATCGCGTTGTTAATACGACTTGGGAACTCACACCTAATGGAGTGAGTGTATATGGTGGGAATTTCTCATTGTATCGAGAACAGAAACAGGCAGAATTAGAAGCAAGATGGCGATCTCACGAAGTTGCTAAAAAAGAACTCAAACGTGCCAAGAATTCTGCCATGCAGGAGCAGCAACGAGCCGCCCAATCTCAGAGAAATGGTCGCCTCCATGCCGATAGTATGCCCAAAATTTTGGCAGGGACGTTAAAACGAAAAGCCGAAGTAACGGCTGGAAAATTGAAACAAAAACATGAACTAGCCATTACAGATGCCACTCAAAAAGTAGTTCAGACCAAAGTTAAGACGAATAAAGCAACAAGTATCCAGCTAGACCAAAAAAGTCAAAAGCACAAAAATCTCATTGAAATTCAGGGAGCAAATCTTTGGGTTGCCAATCGCCTGTTGATCGAAAACATTCAGTTTCCTTTGGTTTCTGGGCAGCGAGTTGCTCTAGCTGGGGCAAATGGTTCCGGTAAATCTAGCTTGGCCAAAGCAATTGTCAACACGGAAGGAACACACGCCTTTCTGGAATCTGGTGAGGTATTGGTTTCTCCAACAATGAATGTTGTATATCTGGATCAAACCTATGAATTGGTGAATCGTTCTGCCACAATTTTGGAAAATATACAATCAGCAAATCCGGGATTAGAGTACCAACTTATCCGACAGCAGCTCGGACATTTTCTTTTCTTCAATGATGACGTTTATAAATTAGCATCGGTGCTGAGTGGAGGGGAGTTAGCGAGATTGGCACTAGCAATGCTGGGTATTTCCGAAATTGACTTGTTAATTTTGGATGAACCTACGAACAATCTAGATATTCCCACAGTGGATCAGATGGTGGAAGCAGTTAATGAATATCTTGGTGCTGTTTGGGTAATTTCCCACGATCTAGATTTTCTGGGCCGTATTCAGATTACCGATTCATATTGCTTGTGCAAGCAAACGCTGCAAAGAACAAATTATTTACCAGATGAAAAAGAAGAATATTATGAAGAGTTAGTTGATCGCCTACATCGGGTGTGTTGA
- the tmpT gene encoding thiopurine S-methyltransferase → MEASFWHQKWEKGDIAFHQSEGNPLLREHFEKLNLAMGSRVFLPLCGKTRDLAWLLKSGYRVVGAELSELAINELFNNLGVEPKITRVGKLTLYHAKDIDIFVGDIFDVSAEVLGLVDAVYDRAALVALPASMRNQYTSHLMKITNAAPQLLICYEYNQQLMDGPPFSISEEEVKDHYAAAYQLKAVKSKDVAGGLKGEVASIETVWLLQKF, encoded by the coding sequence ATGGAAGCAAGTTTTTGGCATCAAAAATGGGAAAAAGGTGATATTGCTTTTCACCAAAGTGAGGGCAACCCATTACTAAGAGAACATTTTGAAAAATTAAATTTGGCTATGGGCAGCCGTGTATTTCTACCGTTGTGTGGCAAGACACGCGATTTGGCATGGTTGCTGAAGAGCGGTTATCGAGTTGTCGGTGCAGAATTAAGCGAACTGGCAATTAACGAGTTATTTAACAATCTTGGAGTTGAGCCAAAAATCACAAGAGTTGGTAAATTAACTCTTTACCATGCAAAAGATATCGACATATTTGTCGGTGATATTTTTGATGTTTCTGCTGAAGTTCTTGGGCTTGTTGACGCAGTATATGATCGAGCTGCGTTGGTGGCATTGCCAGCTTCGATGCGGAATCAATATACGTCACACCTGATGAAAATTACCAACGCGGCACCGCAGTTGCTGATCTGCTACGAATACAATCAACAACTCATGGATGGCCCGCCGTTCTCAATCAGCGAAGAAGAAGTAAAAGACCATTATGCGGCTGCTTATCAATTGAAGGCTGTTAAAAGCAAGGATGTCGCTGGTGGATTAAAGGGAGAAGTTGCCTCAATTGAGACTGTTTGGTTGCTCCAAAAATTTTAA
- a CDS encoding adenosine kinase: MGKKYDVYGIGNALVDIEYEVSPELLQELKIDKGVMTLLDEDSQNHILENLKNLHCHKSCGGSAANTIVAISQLGGKAFYSCKVANDEFGDFYREDLLNSQVDTNLKNGDRQSGITGKCLVLVTPDADRTMNTFLGITEKFSTQELVLSALTDSEYVYIEGYLVTSQRGKEAAIKAREIAQKAGVKTTMSLSDYNMVKFFKDGLLDIIGTGLDLIFANESEALELADTQDFQVAVDHLKTLSKKFAITRGSNGSVVFDGQKLISIAAPQVKAVDTVGAGDMYAGAFLYGITQGMSYEEAGKLASSAASLIVTSYGPRLKTEELKALVTT; this comes from the coding sequence ATGGGCAAAAAATATGATGTTTATGGTATAGGTAATGCCTTAGTAGATATAGAATACGAAGTATCTCCAGAGTTGCTACAAGAGTTGAAAATTGATAAAGGTGTAATGACACTTTTAGATGAAGATAGTCAAAATCATATTTTGGAAAATCTCAAAAATCTTCATTGCCATAAGAGTTGTGGAGGTTCAGCAGCAAACACAATAGTGGCAATTAGTCAATTAGGGGGAAAAGCTTTTTATTCCTGTAAAGTGGCTAACGATGAATTTGGAGATTTTTACAGAGAAGATTTACTCAACTCTCAGGTAGATACCAACTTAAAAAATGGCGATCGCCAATCAGGAATTACAGGTAAATGTTTGGTGTTAGTAACTCCTGATGCAGATCGCACCATGAATACATTTTTGGGAATTACTGAAAAATTTTCTACACAAGAATTAGTATTATCAGCACTCACTGATTCAGAATATGTATATATCGAAGGGTATTTAGTGACTTCTCAAAGAGGAAAAGAAGCAGCTATAAAGGCTAGAGAAATAGCCCAAAAAGCGGGAGTAAAAACTACCATGTCCCTATCTGATTACAACATGGTGAAATTTTTCAAAGATGGTTTATTAGACATTATTGGGACTGGTTTAGACTTGATTTTTGCTAACGAAAGTGAAGCATTAGAACTAGCAGATACACAAGATTTTCAAGTAGCTGTAGATCACCTAAAAACTCTCAGCAAAAAATTTGCCATTACTCGCGGTTCCAATGGTTCAGTAGTATTTGACGGTCAGAAATTAATCTCTATCGCTGCACCTCAAGTAAAAGCTGTAGATACAGTGGGAGCAGGAGATATGTATGCAGGAGCTTTTCTCTATGGAATTACCCAAGGTATGAGCTATGAAGAAGCTGGAAAATTAGCATCGTCCGCAGCTTCTTTGATTGTTACATCCTATGGGCCAAGATTAAAAACTGAGGAATTAAAGGCATTAGTTACTACTTAG